The stretch of DNA ttgcgattctgagttcgagtttgggtctgagttcgggtcggagttcgagtcctggtctgagtttgagtttgggtttgggtcctgatttcagtctaggtctagatcaggcTCCGAAAGTGGGTtcccgtcctgggtcttggtctatgttgggtccgagtcccaacttccaatctcgatctgagtttggattcagttcttggtctaagaCCTTGGTTCAGATCCTGTCTTGGGTTcgagttgggtccgggtcccggtATTGTGTGGTTTTGGGTCCCGATCTAAGTTCGGGTTCGAGTAcaagtcttggttcgggtttaggtctctgtcttggttttgatctgggttcgggtttgggtttcggtcctggtcctggtcctagtcctagtcctagttcgtttctagttccatttgcgattctaagttcgagtttgggtttgtgttcgggtaggacttcgagtcctggtctgagtttgggttcgggtcaagATTTTAATCTAGGTCaaaatcaggctccgggtgtgggttcgcgtcctaggtcttggtctacGTTGGGTTTAAgacccaagttccaatcccgatctcagcctggattaagttctgggtctaagtccttggttttgatcctggtctgggttcgagttttggtctgggtacgggtctagctttgggtctgattctaggtgtgggtgtttaagttcttgtgcgagtctgtgtccggatttgtgtccaggtcttggcccgatctaggtctaggttcaggtacaggtcgaagttcgagtcccgagtgcgggtccaagttttggtctgggtcaggatctcggtccagatctaggtccagcatttcgatcctagtTTGGGCCTTGGTCCCAGTCCAGGtttgtatccggatccctatataggtccaagtctgtgtttcgGATCGGGTCCAAAATtaaggtccaggtccgggtctcagttccggtctgggtacacgaccgtgtccgggcccgagttccagtctcaggtttgggtctgaggctaggtatgTGTTTGTGTATAAGTCTTtgtctagggtcctggttcggcgatgcttgttcatgttctaattttgggtcccaggtctagatctgggtttgggtttggttatTCGTCTGGGTTTTgttcctagtctgagtcccagatccaGACACCAACTACTTGTCTGTTCCGGGCCCCGTTATCCGAATCCGGAGttaagatctagatcactgtgaCGGGTCTCAGTAtggttttggtttaggtcccaggtcccattgcTGAGTTTGGGTTAGgtatcgagactggggtgcggttcttggTCTCGACCCTAgttctatgtccctagtctagttccatgtttgggtctgagttcagtctcaggtttgggtccggagtccaggtttgggttgggatcttggtccggctcccaatttcggtctaggtctgatttggagtccgggtcctggtccagttataattcttgatctaggtccaattttagtaatgattccaagtccaagtcctagttctagtctCGGTCCTCTTTTGGTTTTggctccaattttgggtcacacggtACAGGTTTGGGTTAACTTTGTTGAAAAAGTTGACTTAGTCAACTATATTTTATGAATGAAAATTAGTGGGTTTTTATCCCACATTGATTTTGAAGTAAAATGTTGGCAAATTATAGGCTATATATAGAGCCTTTTgctgttattttattttttacatcaAAATCTTGTTTTAATAAACAAGTTAtaacataaacaattaaatcTTCCTTTGAAGATAATTGttattgctataaaattttcttaaatactCTTTAGAGTAATTAGGTTATAGAGTTCGGGCATATTTAGTTCGCCAAAAGTAAAAGGTGGTGCGCCTTGTTACTTTATTCTGTTGTATCCTGGGAGACAGACGCTGTTGAAATTCTCTAGCACCAACGGGAGAAGGCGAATCTGTTTTAAGGAAACTGTGTGCTACACAGGCCTCAGATATTCTCCAATTGGAATTGCGTTCACGGTTAATTTTCTTTATCTCTATAAATTATATAGTGTTTATTTAAGCATATTAATAGAagtatattatttgtattttattatagagtttatatcaaaatattatattagtcCCGTAAATTGTGCAACAATCTTAAAACAGACTagctttaatataatatttgataattAGATATAATTTTGTGATATATGTTTTATCATAAATGTTAGAAATATCTAAAGTTTTGATGATGTAAATATATCTATTAATATGTGATATATGGTGGTAAATTATTACGGAGTGTGATATCCTGTCTAGAAAGATTGGCTTTAAGGTCTGTGATAGAGTATcctccattacttgtttaaagaACCCCGGGGAGTTCAAACAAGTGTGGGACGAGAGATACCTTGGCAACCTTCCCAATTGGCCTGGGGATTGAACAAACTCAAAGAAATATTCGACGAGAGGTTAAACCACAAATGGTTGGGTTTAAAACCCTTCCAGGTTTTTCCTGAGAATTATCTTTAGAGTATAAATTTGTTTCCGTTGTGAGGAAACTAACACTATTTTTGGTTACTTGATTTCAGTAAAGAATGACTACTGAAAAGGATCAAGATAGTAGAGGTAATGAAGTAATGGCTGAGACTCATGGTCTGGCAGCTCAAACTCATACACAAAGAGTTCCGGAATCTGTTCCAATGAACCAACTTCTGAGTGTTGGGGAAAAACCGGAAAAATTCACAGGACCAAATTTCAAGAGGTGGCAGCAGAAGATGCTCTTCTATCTGACTACCATGAATCTTGCAAAATTAGTCACTGATGACGAACAAGTGCTCAAAGAAGATGAAAAAGACACTAACGTCATCAACGCTGTTAAAGCTTGGAAGAAAGATGATTTTCTATGTCGTAATTATATTATGAATAGCTTAGAAAATAATCTGTATGAAGTATATCTTACAAAGAATACGGCTAAGGAACTGTGGGAGTCTTTAGATCGAAAATATAAAACTGAGGATGCTGGCACAAAGAAATTTGTTGTTGGTCGTTTCCTTGATTTTAAAATGGTAGATTCCAAAACTGTGATTAGTCAAGTTCAGGAATTTCAAGTGATCTTACACTACATTCTGAGGGAATGATTCTTAGTGAGACCTTCCAAGTGGCTGTGATGATTGAGAAGCTACCCCCTTCGTGGAAGGAGTACAAAAGCTATCTTAAACACAAGCGAAAACAGATGACTATTGAAGAGTTGATTATTCGACTTCGTATCGAAGAAGGTAACAAGAACTCTGAGAACAAAAGTTATAGTCAGGAGGTGGCTAAAGCCAATCTGATGGAGCAAGGTCAAAACTCCAAAGGGAAGAAAAACTTTAAACCCAATAATAAAGGGGTAAAGTTGGGACCAAAAGGTGGTATCACCAAGAAGCAGTCCAAATTCCTTGGTAAGTGCTTTAACTGTAATAAGTTGGGTCACAAGTCTGTAGACTGTAGACTGCCAAAAAAGAATAACAATCGTGAAGCCAATATGGTAAAAGACATGTCTAAAGATGATGATATACATCTATCGGCAATGGTCTCAGAAGTAAACCTAGTGAAGTCTAATCCAAGAGAATGGTTGATTGACACTGGTTCTACTCGCCATATATGCTCAGACAAGAGTATGTTCAAATCTCTTGAACAAGTGAATAATGGAGAGAAACTCTTTATGGGAAACTCTGCCACGTCTGAGATAATGGGTCAAGGTAAAGTGATCCTGAAGATGACTTCTGGAAAGGAACTGACTCTCAACAACGTGCTGTATGTACCAGAAATCCGTAAAAATCTTGTATCTGGTTCACTTTTGAGTAAACATGGATTTCGTATGGTAATTGAGTCAGATAAGGTAGTGTTGTCTAAAAGTGGAATGTATGTAGGAAGGGGTTATGTAACTGATGGGTTGTTTAAACTCAATGTAATGGTTGTTAAACCAGTTATCAATAAAGTTAATAACGCTTCTACTTATTTGCTTGAGTCTTCCAATATTTGGCATGGTAGACTA from Cannabis sativa cultivar Pink pepper isolate KNU-18-1 chromosome 2, ASM2916894v1, whole genome shotgun sequence encodes:
- the LOC133034567 gene encoding uncharacterized protein LOC133034567, with translation MTTEKDQDSRGNEVMAETHGLAAQTHTQRVPESVPMNQLLSVGEKPEKFTGPNFKRWQQKMLFYLTTMNLAKLVTDDEQVLKEDEKDTNVINAVKAWKKDDFLCRNYIMNSLENNLYEVYLTKNTAKELWESLDRKYKTEDAGTKKFVVGRFLDFKMVDSKTVISQVQEFQVILHYILRE